The nucleotide sequence TTTTTATGGCTGGTTTAATATCTTGGTTGGATTTTTAGATTTAGTGATTGCCTATTTCTTAATTGCTTTTGGCCCTGAAACCTCAGTCGCACTCGTCATGGCGTTAATTGGTATACAACTTATTTTAAGCTCTATCACCATTTTATCGATAATAAGTGCGATAAAACGAATGACTCACTAATTCACTATTTAGTGATAATAATCTTATTGATGAAACATAGATAAAGAGCCACACAAGGTGGCTCTTAAGTAGGAAACAGAATAGATTTGTATTAAGCACAAGGTAAGCGCAGAGATACCGTGTACATATTTTCTCCACAGAGGTAACAATTTCCTGTTTTTTCAAATACCATCACTTGGATACCGAGTTGCCCTACTTCAATATTAGGCAATGCATCAGCCAAAATACTCTCTAATGCAGGCTCAACGATTTCAACCATATTAATAGGATCGTTATTAGGTGTTGTATCGTGTAAGAAATTACCTAAGCGAGGATCATCAGCGTAGATTTCTAATGTTGAGCGATATACCAACGTTCTTTCACTGCTATTTACCTTAGAATAACCATTAAAAATGATAACCATTTTTTGGATATTCATTTTCGCTACACGATTTTTAATTTGTAAACATAAAGAAGGAACAAGTCTAATATTGACAGAATTAAAGTAGCGATCACAAATCTGAGGAATAGTGACACTAATGCAAGGCTTGGGTGCAATATTTTTAATTTGCTTACTGCATTCCCCAGTTAAAGAGTTATCAACAATAATACGCTCACGTCGAGAAAAACAGATATTATCGAAGATATCAACAGTGAAGAAAGAAATGTAATGAATGCCATTTGTTAATGACTGGTTCTCTAATCTCACAGAAACGGCTGATTTATCAGTACATGGCAACATCTTAAGTTGATCATTAAAATAAAATCCAACTTGGGTGCTTTCACTAATATCACGACCTA is from Proteus columbae and encodes:
- a CDS encoding DUF308 domain-containing protein — encoded protein: MLSLAFFIGFLFIFAGILRLNIGFKQIKDNFYGWFNILVGFLDLVIAYFLIAFGPETSVALVMALIGIQLILSSITILSIISAIKRMTH